In a single window of the Zea mays cultivar B73 chromosome 5, Zm-B73-REFERENCE-NAM-5.0, whole genome shotgun sequence genome:
- the LOC118472056 gene encoding uncharacterized protein isoform X2: MEGIFSRSPEMPKIKILLNDRGQPIGKSARQLSSAIGCQVRKKLSIATTDWRLVDINKKYELWEDIKTYYDVHAAALNWVMRTAGKKWKQFKASIKQRYFNPELSIKEIPECPDKRVNDDDWHSMYNYWMSSEFQAVKLGRPPRRDENFIQTHTRKNGVPTEQAKPIIDQLNDVLGVYPELKDRSIQEGDAFSIVCGPKEPKGYVRVLGLGPTPQDIGTPELKSYTATRLQMEILARTKVQSEKAALEERVLELQTQIEQRAQPDRASEEPMSHRGSTSFQHKVMRNKFAAEDEEDNEEYCASEDEELDDEDDQIFHQMQGANSPRSTRHFAEASHSKHDDLVGKDVILYAMLRSDLPVAKGTIVSTKPSTTVGGQILGRQYCEVIVTCVIKRDTVLPRPCANVETMADAYMMSVAWPYKKLKLVHKAATPSSGGCSGQRKLVP, from the exons ATGGAGGGAATATTCTCAAGGTCACCTGAAATGCCAAAAATCAAAATTTTACTCAATGATCGAGGTCAGCCTATTGGTAAAAGTGCTAGACAACTTTCAAGTGCTATTGGGTGTCAAGTTAGAAAGAAATTGTCTATTGCTACCACGGACTGGAGGCTTGTTGATATAAACAAGAAGTATGAGTTGTGGGAGGATATAAAGACATATTATGATGTACATGCTGCTGCCTTAAACTGGGTTATGCGCACAGCTGGAAAGAAGTGGAAGCAATTTAAAGCATCCATAAAGCAACGATACTTCAATCCTGAATTGTCTATAAAAGAAATTCCAGAATGTCCTGATAAGAGGGTTAATGATGATGATTGGCACTCTATGTACAACTATTGGATGTCTTCTGAATTTCAG GCTGTGAAACTAGGACGTCCTCCACGAAGAGATGAAAACTTTATCCAAACCCATACAAGAAAAAATGGTGTTCCTACAGAACAGGCAAAACCAATAATT GACCAACTTAATGATGTTCTTGGAGTATATCCAGAGTTAAAGGACCGGTCAATTCAAGAGGGTGATGCATTCTCTATTGTTTGTGGACCGAAAGAGCCAAAAGGATATGTTCGTGTTTTGGGTTTAGGCCCTACTCCTCAAGATATTGGCACTCCAGAGTTGAAGTCTTATACTGCAACAAGACTACAAATGGAGATTCTTGCTCGTACAAAGGTTCAAAGTGAGAAGGCTGCTTTAGAAGAGCGTGTACTTGAGCTACAGACTCAAATTGAGCAAAGGGCTCAACCAGACCGGGCAAGTGAAGAGCCCATGTCACATCGCGGCTCTACTTCATTTCAACATAAG GTGATGAGGAACAAGTTTGCTGCTGAGGATGAGGAAGACAATGAAGAATATTGTGCTTCTGAAGATGAGGAATTAGATGATGAGGATGATCAAATATTTCATCAGATGCAAGGTGCAAACTCACCAAGATCTACAAGGCACTTTGCTGAAGCTTCACACTCTAAACATGATGATCTT GTTGGAAAAGATGTCATATTATATGCTATGTTGAGATCTGATTTGCCTGTGGCTAAAGGGACAATTGTTTCTACTAAACCAAGCACCACAGTTGGAGGCCAGATCCTTGGAAGGCAATATTGTGAAGTTATTGTAACTTGTGTGATAAAACGAGATACAGTTTTGCCTCGCCCTTGTGCAAATGTGGAAACTATGGCTGATGCTTACATGATGTCAGTTGCATGGCCGTACAAGAAA CTGAAGTTGGTGCATAAGGCTGCAACACCGTCTAGTGGAG GGTGTTCTGGACAAAGGAAGCTTGTACCTTAA
- the LOC118472056 gene encoding uncharacterized protein isoform X1, translating into MEGIFSRSPEMPKIKILLNDRGQPIGKSARQLSSAIGCQVRKKLSIATTDWRLVDINKKYELWEDIKTYYDVHAAALNWVMRTAGKKWKQFKASIKQRYFNPELSIKEIPECPDKRVNDDDWHSMYNYWMSSEFQDRSEKAKINRQKLKMHHTAGSVSYACSQYDLAVKLGRPPRRDENFIQTHTRKNGVPTEQAKPIIDQLNDVLGVYPELKDRSIQEGDAFSIVCGPKEPKGYVRVLGLGPTPQDIGTPELKSYTATRLQMEILARTKVQSEKAALEERVLELQTQIEQRAQPDRASEEPMSHRGSTSFQHKVMRNKFAAEDEEDNEEYCASEDEELDDEDDQIFHQMQGANSPRSTRHFAEASHSKHDDLVGKDVILYAMLRSDLPVAKGTIVSTKPSTTVGGQILGRQYCEVIVTCVIKRDTVLPRPCANVETMADAYMMSVAWPYKKLKLVHKAATPSSGGCSGQRKLVP; encoded by the exons ATGGAGGGAATATTCTCAAGGTCACCTGAAATGCCAAAAATCAAAATTTTACTCAATGATCGAGGTCAGCCTATTGGTAAAAGTGCTAGACAACTTTCAAGTGCTATTGGGTGTCAAGTTAGAAAGAAATTGTCTATTGCTACCACGGACTGGAGGCTTGTTGATATAAACAAGAAGTATGAGTTGTGGGAGGATATAAAGACATATTATGATGTACATGCTGCTGCCTTAAACTGGGTTATGCGCACAGCTGGAAAGAAGTGGAAGCAATTTAAAGCATCCATAAAGCAACGATACTTCAATCCTGAATTGTCTATAAAAGAAATTCCAGAATGTCCTGATAAGAGGGTTAATGATGATGATTGGCACTCTATGTACAACTATTGGATGTCTTCTGAATTTCAG GATCGCTCAGAAAAAGCTAAAATAAATCGACAAAAGCTAAAGATGCACCATACAGCCGGCAGTGTGAGCTATGCATGTTCACAATATGATTTG GCTGTGAAACTAGGACGTCCTCCACGAAGAGATGAAAACTTTATCCAAACCCATACAAGAAAAAATGGTGTTCCTACAGAACAGGCAAAACCAATAATT GACCAACTTAATGATGTTCTTGGAGTATATCCAGAGTTAAAGGACCGGTCAATTCAAGAGGGTGATGCATTCTCTATTGTTTGTGGACCGAAAGAGCCAAAAGGATATGTTCGTGTTTTGGGTTTAGGCCCTACTCCTCAAGATATTGGCACTCCAGAGTTGAAGTCTTATACTGCAACAAGACTACAAATGGAGATTCTTGCTCGTACAAAGGTTCAAAGTGAGAAGGCTGCTTTAGAAGAGCGTGTACTTGAGCTACAGACTCAAATTGAGCAAAGGGCTCAACCAGACCGGGCAAGTGAAGAGCCCATGTCACATCGCGGCTCTACTTCATTTCAACATAAG GTGATGAGGAACAAGTTTGCTGCTGAGGATGAGGAAGACAATGAAGAATATTGTGCTTCTGAAGATGAGGAATTAGATGATGAGGATGATCAAATATTTCATCAGATGCAAGGTGCAAACTCACCAAGATCTACAAGGCACTTTGCTGAAGCTTCACACTCTAAACATGATGATCTT GTTGGAAAAGATGTCATATTATATGCTATGTTGAGATCTGATTTGCCTGTGGCTAAAGGGACAATTGTTTCTACTAAACCAAGCACCACAGTTGGAGGCCAGATCCTTGGAAGGCAATATTGTGAAGTTATTGTAACTTGTGTGATAAAACGAGATACAGTTTTGCCTCGCCCTTGTGCAAATGTGGAAACTATGGCTGATGCTTACATGATGTCAGTTGCATGGCCGTACAAGAAA CTGAAGTTGGTGCATAAGGCTGCAACACCGTCTAGTGGAG GGTGTTCTGGACAAAGGAAGCTTGTACCTTAA